One genomic segment of Eikenella corrodens includes these proteins:
- a CDS encoding DUF302 domain-containing protein — protein sequence MTNPNYLILPSRFGFAETLAVLKQAFAAKQITLFAEIPHSALAAEHGLPLAPASLLIVGHPAKGTPLMQADLLLAAELPLKVLVYEQNGRVQVLYRRVLPLVAERGLDAAETAAAQIDAATGALIAAALESVPG from the coding sequence ATGACCAATCCCAACTACCTTATCCTGCCCAGCCGTTTCGGTTTTGCCGAAACGCTGGCCGTGTTGAAACAGGCTTTTGCCGCCAAGCAGATTACCCTGTTTGCCGAAATCCCACATTCCGCGCTGGCCGCCGAGCACGGCCTGCCGCTGGCGCCTGCCAGCCTGCTGATTGTCGGCCACCCGGCCAAAGGTACGCCGCTGATGCAGGCCGATTTGCTGCTGGCTGCCGAGCTGCCGCTGAAAGTGTTGGTGTACGAGCAAAACGGCCGCGTGCAGGTGCTGTACCGCCGCGTGTTGCCGCTTGTGGCGGAGCGCGGTTTGGATGCGGCCGAAACTGCCGCCGCGCAAATCGATGCCGCCACGGGCGCACTGATTGCCGCCGCGCTGGAGAGTGTGCCGGGCTGA
- the folC gene encoding bifunctional tetrahydrofolate synthase/dihydrofolate synthase — translation MKTLSQWLTHLETAYTGGTAHSHGSIDLGLGRVLAVKERMGLQPQCPVIVVAGTNGKGSVCAFLESIYRAAGFKTGMLTSPHILRYNERICVNGQPAADETIAASFERIEAARGDTALTYFEFNTLAAVDIFRRAETDVMILEVGLGGRLDAVNIFDGDVSVVTSVDLDHQAFLGDTVEQVAFEKAGVFRAGKPAVCAQNPPPESLRRHAEAIGADLLLAGRDFGFSKLEQQQWSFHFHPEHSRLFSGSRNRNALPFPALRGGYQLGNAACALAVLECLNARLPVDIGAIKRGLLLVSHPGRFQVLPGRPLTILDVGHNPHAARALRRSLMALPFAEKRLAVFSMLADKDIDTVVSLLQDQFDEWLVAPLPLPRGLSAEALQQHLEAAGAANVRLFASVGEAYRAALSEAGENDRIVVFGSFHTVAEVMGAPQQE, via the coding sequence ATGAAAACACTCTCCCAATGGCTCACCCACCTTGAAACCGCCTACACCGGCGGCACCGCCCACAGCCACGGCAGCATTGATTTGGGCTTGGGGCGCGTGCTCGCGGTGAAAGAGCGGATGGGTTTGCAGCCGCAATGCCCCGTAATCGTGGTGGCCGGCACCAACGGCAAAGGCTCGGTGTGCGCCTTTTTGGAAAGCATCTACCGCGCCGCCGGCTTCAAAACCGGCATGCTCACCAGCCCGCACATTCTGCGCTACAACGAGCGCATCTGCGTGAACGGCCAACCTGCTGCCGATGAAACCATTGCCGCCTCTTTCGAGCGCATCGAAGCCGCACGCGGCGATACCGCACTCACTTATTTCGAGTTCAACACCTTGGCCGCCGTGGATATTTTCCGGCGCGCTGAAACCGATGTGATGATTCTGGAAGTCGGGCTCGGCGGCCGGTTGGACGCAGTGAATATTTTTGACGGCGACGTATCGGTGGTAACGTCGGTGGATTTGGATCACCAAGCCTTTTTAGGCGACACAGTGGAGCAGGTGGCCTTTGAAAAGGCGGGCGTATTCCGCGCGGGCAAACCTGCTGTCTGCGCCCAAAACCCGCCACCCGAATCGTTGCGCCGCCACGCCGAAGCCATCGGCGCCGACCTCCTGCTGGCCGGGCGCGATTTCGGCTTCAGCAAGCTGGAGCAGCAGCAATGGTCGTTTCACTTTCATCCTGAGCACAGCCGCCTGTTTTCAGGTAGCCGCAACCGCAACGCGCTGCCTTTTCCCGCCCTGCGCGGCGGCTACCAGCTGGGCAATGCCGCCTGCGCGCTGGCCGTGCTCGAATGCTTAAATGCACGGCTGCCGGTGGATATCGGCGCCATCAAACGCGGGTTGTTGCTGGTGAGCCACCCCGGCCGTTTCCAGGTGTTGCCCGGCCGCCCGCTTACCATATTGGATGTCGGCCATAATCCGCACGCCGCCCGTGCTTTGCGTCGCAGCCTGATGGCGCTGCCGTTTGCCGAAAAACGGCTGGCGGTGTTCAGCATGTTGGCCGATAAAGATATCGACACTGTGGTTTCCCTGCTGCAAGACCAGTTCGACGAATGGCTGGTTGCCCCGCTGCCGCTGCCGCGCGGCCTTTCGGCGGAAGCCTTGCAGCAGCATCTGGAAGCGGCGGGAGCGGCCAATGTTCGCCTGTTTGCCAGCGTGGGCGAGGCCTATCGTGCCGCCTTATCGGAGGCGGGGGAAAATGATAGAATCGTGGTATTTGGTTCGTTTCATACGGTGGCCGAAGTGATGGGCGCACCGCAACAGGAATAA
- a CDS encoding SPOR domain-containing protein encodes MPPQSNPNWRHLEEYEQIKRKNRRRLVGALLLTTVVALLLAKVMGSSQNTAAPGEITVSGGSETAASMVVETQPLPEPVAEVPTDADTAVEMQPQPVSAPSVEPEAVVVEPAPPAPQPVQPAKPVEARTTVLPNPLANSGNAANPPPSRPAAPPVRAESKPALQPRVEAKPVPAEPRAQPAENNKPAAQPQAKPAVPETPRRAEGVKPQTPAVQPNERRAESKPAEPKPTEQKPAERRRPAERRQERKPNGNRLSPEDILNNRAANHVAGNGKAADNQAAQTERRMVIQVGAYTTEEQARAVQKRLADAGVSAYVAPPANKGGNALYRVRTGSYPNRQAAGQAMGKIKSQGLDGILLER; translated from the coding sequence ATGCCACCCCAATCCAACCCGAATTGGCGCCATCTGGAAGAATACGAGCAGATTAAGCGCAAAAACCGCCGCCGCTTGGTGGGCGCGCTGCTGCTCACTACGGTGGTGGCGCTGCTGCTGGCCAAAGTGATGGGCAGCAGTCAAAATACTGCTGCGCCGGGCGAAATCACCGTGAGCGGCGGCAGCGAAACTGCGGCTTCCATGGTGGTGGAAACCCAGCCGCTGCCCGAGCCGGTGGCCGAAGTGCCGACTGATGCCGACACTGCGGTGGAAATGCAGCCGCAGCCGGTATCTGCGCCGTCTGTTGAGCCGGAAGCAGTGGTTGTGGAACCTGCTCCGCCTGCGCCGCAGCCCGTGCAACCGGCCAAGCCGGTGGAGGCGCGCACCACGGTATTGCCCAATCCTCTGGCCAACTCCGGCAACGCGGCCAATCCACCACCGAGCCGCCCGGCTGCGCCGCCGGTGCGGGCGGAAAGCAAGCCTGCGCTGCAGCCGCGTGTAGAAGCCAAGCCGGTGCCTGCCGAGCCGCGCGCGCAACCGGCGGAAAACAATAAACCGGCAGCCCAGCCGCAGGCCAAACCTGCCGTGCCGGAAACCCCGCGCCGCGCCGAGGGCGTGAAACCGCAAACGCCGGCCGTGCAGCCGAATGAGCGCCGTGCCGAAAGCAAACCGGCTGAACCGAAGCCGACCGAACAGAAACCAGCCGAGCGCCGCCGCCCAGCTGAACGTCGGCAGGAACGTAAGCCAAACGGCAACCGCCTCTCGCCGGAAGATATTTTGAACAACCGCGCTGCCAACCATGTGGCCGGTAATGGCAAAGCTGCCGATAATCAAGCGGCGCAGACGGAGCGGCGCATGGTGATTCAGGTGGGTGCTTACACCACCGAAGAGCAGGCACGCGCCGTGCAAAAACGGCTGGCCGATGCGGGCGTGAGCGCCTATGTGGCGCCGCCGGCCAACAAAGGCGGCAACGCGCTCTACCGCGTGCGCACCGGCTCATATCCCAACCGCCAGGCCGCCGGACAGGCAATGGGCAAAATTAAATCGCAGGGGCTGGACGGCATCCTGCTGGAGCGCTGA
- a CDS encoding CvpA family protein, whose amino-acid sequence MTLFDYLALLVIAAFTLISLFRGVVAELVGLVSWLGSLLAAKLLAPSVGDWLSGSLKPHALAVVAAFIGVFLLARLLFRLLQTLLTSSAGAAGLGGANRLLGGVFGAVKGVLAVTLAVLVCAFTDLPKSEEWQHSQTAFVFEGLAQLAVPYLPPFMADRVDYRQAPGE is encoded by the coding sequence ATGACTTTGTTTGACTATCTTGCGCTGCTGGTGATCGCGGCGTTTACCCTGATTTCGCTGTTTCGCGGCGTGGTGGCCGAATTGGTGGGCTTGGTTTCTTGGCTGGGCTCGCTGCTGGCGGCCAAGCTGCTTGCTCCATCAGTGGGCGACTGGCTTTCAGGTAGCCTCAAGCCGCATGCGCTGGCGGTGGTGGCCGCGTTTATCGGCGTGTTCCTGCTGGCGCGGCTGCTGTTCCGGCTGCTGCAAACCTTGCTCACTTCTTCTGCCGGCGCGGCCGGGTTGGGCGGGGCAAACCGCCTGCTTGGCGGTGTGTTTGGCGCGGTAAAGGGGGTGCTGGCGGTAACGCTGGCGGTGCTGGTTTGCGCGTTTACCGATTTGCCGAAGAGCGAGGAATGGCAGCATTCGCAAACCGCATTTGTTTTTGAGGGCTTGGCCCAACTGGCCGTGCCGTATCTGCCGCCGTTTATGGCGGATCGTGTCGACTACCGGCAAGCGCCGGGGGAGTGA
- the purF gene encoding amidophosphoribosyltransferase: MCGVLGMVAFEPVNQLLYDGLQVLQHRGQDAAGIVTAEGEMLHMHKDTGMVRDVFRTRDMRNLVGNAGIAHVRYPTAGNAGSSAEAQPFYVNSPFGIVLAHNGNLTNPEELEANLCRRYLRHINTGSDSEVLLNVLASELQHVIGSRSKLEVDDVFDAVAALNRQVRGAYGVVALIAGYGMLAFRDPHGIRPLVLGKSTDEAGRTAYMVSSESIVFPGLGYELVRDIAPGEAVFIGFNGEFHSRQCAEAPRLLPCLFEYVYFARPDSVMNGVSVYQARLDMGVTLAEKVKRSLPADEIDVVMPIPDTSRPSALQLAMHLGKPYREGLIKNRYIGRTFIMPGQATRKKSVRQKLNPIDSEFAGKSILLVDDSIVRGTTSREIVEMVRAAGARKVYFASAAPEVRYPNVYGIDMPTRAELIANGRSAEQIAAEISADGVVFQDLDDLENVVRALNPAIEGFDSSCFNGCYATGDIDEGYLKRLSDRPKGSSTAPAGQMEHSIRVDSLRE, from the coding sequence ATGTGTGGCGTATTGGGCATGGTGGCTTTTGAGCCGGTGAATCAGTTACTGTATGACGGATTGCAGGTGTTGCAGCACCGCGGACAGGATGCGGCGGGCATCGTAACCGCCGAGGGCGAGATGCTCCATATGCATAAAGATACCGGCATGGTGCGCGATGTGTTCCGCACGCGCGATATGCGCAACCTGGTGGGCAATGCCGGCATCGCCCATGTGCGCTATCCCACCGCCGGCAACGCGGGCAGCAGTGCTGAGGCGCAGCCATTTTATGTGAATTCGCCCTTCGGCATCGTGCTGGCGCACAACGGCAACCTCACCAACCCCGAAGAGCTTGAGGCCAATTTATGCCGCCGCTACCTGCGCCATATCAATACCGGCTCTGATTCCGAAGTGCTGCTCAATGTGTTGGCCAGCGAGTTGCAGCACGTGATTGGCAGCCGCAGCAAGCTGGAAGTGGACGATGTGTTTGATGCCGTGGCTGCGCTCAACCGCCAAGTGCGCGGCGCATACGGGGTGGTGGCGCTGATTGCCGGCTACGGTATGCTCGCCTTCCGCGATCCGCACGGTATCCGCCCGTTGGTGTTGGGCAAATCTACCGACGAAGCGGGGCGCACCGCTTATATGGTGTCTTCCGAATCCATCGTTTTCCCCGGTTTGGGCTACGAATTGGTGCGTGATATCGCACCGGGCGAAGCCGTATTTATCGGCTTTAACGGCGAGTTCCACAGCCGCCAATGCGCCGAAGCGCCGCGCCTTTTGCCCTGCCTGTTTGAATATGTGTATTTTGCCCGCCCCGATTCCGTGATGAACGGCGTATCGGTGTACCAAGCCAGGCTTGATATGGGCGTAACCTTGGCAGAAAAAGTGAAACGCAGCCTGCCGGCAGACGAAATCGACGTGGTGATGCCCATCCCAGATACCAGCCGCCCAAGCGCCTTGCAGCTGGCCATGCACCTGGGTAAACCCTACCGCGAAGGCCTCATCAAAAACCGTTACATCGGCCGCACCTTCATCATGCCCGGCCAAGCCACGCGAAAAAAATCCGTGCGCCAGAAGCTCAACCCCATCGACAGCGAATTTGCCGGCAAATCCATCCTGCTGGTGGACGACTCCATCGTGCGCGGCACCACTAGCCGCGAGATTGTGGAAATGGTGCGCGCCGCCGGGGCGCGGAAAGTGTATTTTGCCTCCGCCGCCCCTGAAGTGCGCTACCCCAATGTGTACGGCATCGACATGCCCACCCGCGCCGAATTGATTGCCAACGGCCGCAGCGCCGAGCAAATTGCCGCCGAAATTTCTGCCGACGGTGTGGTGTTCCAAGATTTGGACGACTTGGAAAACGTGGTGCGCGCGCTCAACCCCGCCATCGAAGGCTTCGACAGCTCCTGCTTCAACGGCTGCTACGCCACCGGCGACATCGACGAAGGCTACCTGAAACGCCTTTCCGATCGCCCAAAAGGCAGCAGCACAGCCCCTGCCGGCCAGATGGAACACAGCATCCGTGTGGATTCGCTACGGGAATAA
- a CDS encoding DUF2262 domain-containing protein, protein MSNKKRICQEQQTFDQLYQSQEQEILVLTDSSSGGGAGKGGRDVLWTASRHCAAYIDADGQCHRQTVRLEWLVESTVPEHYRFSLRPNCIYRLRVRPQREDRDFSMPCFMLLEILAENPDSPALQAELEHYLTPVVLNEPGIGQFTLNRDFASFEGHADWLGQEVHILLDVDAGHEESANQALALLRRLHSQAAEFDRCWRRFAAEQLLEDAVNWQEETDEPVVPPESLDAEAFARCIELSELALQKEGFTAYYDDGDLFFGHVILVEGGKDGEPDDAYIAG, encoded by the coding sequence ATGAGTAACAAAAAACGTATCTGCCAAGAGCAGCAAACCTTCGATCAGCTCTATCAGTCGCAGGAGCAGGAAATCCTGGTGCTTACTGATAGCAGTAGCGGCGGTGGTGCGGGCAAGGGCGGGCGCGATGTGTTGTGGACGGCCAGCCGCCATTGTGCCGCCTATATCGATGCCGACGGCCAATGCCACCGACAAACCGTGCGGCTCGAATGGCTGGTAGAAAGCACCGTCCCCGAACACTACCGCTTTTCCCTGCGCCCCAACTGCATCTACCGCCTGCGCGTGCGGCCGCAGCGTGAAGACAGAGACTTTTCCATGCCTTGCTTTATGCTGTTGGAAATCTTGGCAGAAAACCCGGATTCGCCCGCCTTGCAGGCCGAGCTGGAGCATTATCTGACGCCGGTGGTGTTGAACGAGCCGGGCATCGGCCAATTTACCCTCAACCGCGATTTCGCCAGCTTTGAAGGCCATGCCGATTGGTTGGGGCAGGAAGTGCATATTTTGCTTGATGTCGATGCCGGCCATGAAGAAAGCGCCAATCAAGCCCTCGCCCTATTGCGCCGCCTGCACAGCCAAGCTGCTGAATTCGACCGCTGCTGGCGCCGTTTTGCCGCCGAACAGCTGCTGGAAGACGCGGTAAACTGGCAGGAGGAAACCGACGAGCCAGTCGTGCCGCCGGAAAGTCTGGATGCTGAAGCGTTTGCGCGTTGTATCGAATTGTCCGAGCTCGCGTTGCAGAAGGAAGGGTTCACTGCCTACTACGACGATGGCGATTTGTTTTTCGGACACGTGATTCTGGTGGAAGGCGGGAAGGACGGCGAGCCGGATGATGCGTATATTGCGGGCTGA
- the hpnD gene encoding presqualene diphosphate synthase HpnD, with amino-acid sequence MTPYDYCHQKAEESGSSFLAGFRFLLPEKRRAMTVLYAYCRELDDVADDCADPAVAAQTLAWWRQDAAKVFHGAALPEHPVNQAMREVAPAYGLPENELAAVIDGVEMDLTPARYADFATLQQYCQRVAGVVGRLIARILGFQDAAVLDYADKMGLALQLTNIIRDVGEDAVAGRIYLPVEDLQRFNVPAADLLQRRNSQEFAELMAFQVARARQTYSEAVALLPAAERRGQKAGLVMAAIYYALLNEIERDGAANVLRYKLAIPKPRKARIALKTWLLGFKP; translated from the coding sequence ATGACCCCATACGACTACTGCCACCAAAAAGCCGAAGAGAGCGGCTCCAGTTTTCTGGCCGGTTTCCGCTTTCTGCTGCCGGAAAAACGCCGTGCCATGACGGTGCTGTATGCCTATTGCCGCGAGCTCGATGACGTGGCGGACGACTGTGCTGACCCGGCCGTGGCGGCGCAAACGCTGGCCTGGTGGCGGCAGGATGCGGCCAAGGTGTTTCACGGCGCGGCCTTGCCGGAGCATCCGGTCAATCAGGCCATGCGCGAAGTGGCGCCGGCCTACGGGCTACCTGAAAACGAATTGGCCGCCGTGATTGACGGCGTGGAAATGGATTTGACCCCGGCGCGTTATGCCGATTTCGCCACCTTGCAGCAATACTGCCAGCGCGTGGCCGGGGTGGTGGGGCGGCTGATTGCCCGCATCCTCGGTTTCCAAGATGCCGCCGTGCTGGATTATGCCGACAAAATGGGCTTGGCCCTGCAACTCACCAACATCATCCGCGATGTGGGCGAAGACGCGGTGGCCGGGCGGATTTACCTGCCGGTGGAAGATTTGCAGCGCTTCAACGTGCCCGCCGCCGACTTGCTGCAACGCCGAAACAGCCAAGAGTTTGCCGAGCTGATGGCTTTTCAGGTAGCCCGTGCCCGCCAAACCTACAGCGAAGCCGTGGCTCTGCTGCCTGCTGCCGAGCGGCGCGGCCAGAAGGCAGGGCTGGTGATGGCCGCCATCTACTACGCGCTCTTAAACGAAATCGAGCGCGACGGCGCGGCCAATGTGCTGCGCTACAAGCTGGCGATTCCGAAGCCGCGCAAAGCGCGGATTGCCCTGAAAACCTGGCTCTTGGGGTTTAAGCCATGA
- the hpnE gene encoding hydroxysqualene dehydroxylase HpnE → MSAAPRVAVIGGGWAGLSAAEALCGRAQITLFEAGRQCGGRARALGGGSGFAHADNGQHILVGAYRQVLDVLARCGVREEEAFLRLPLQWHLADGLQFAARRLSAPLHLLFGVLGARGIGWGEKTALLRQMRALQSLRLAEDVPVAAWLRQQQVSHRLQQQFWQPLVWGAMNTALDQASLQRLQNVLRDGVWAERAASDFLLPKQDLGQLFAEPVCRRLQKYGAQIRLETRVPQIEQTLSGSLLVNGEAFDAAVLAVAPYHVPSLLPEAAPPEVATALDALAYHAITTVYLRYPVSPELPAPITGLAEGTAQWFIDRDALGFGRGEVSAVISLSDQYGKLSREEWVRRVQHDLRRICPHLPRPTAAQVITEKRATTASRTDNPAIPTAWLRHQHIYLAGDYLHPRYPATLEAAVQSGRQAAALLLKDAG, encoded by the coding sequence ATGAGCGCCGCGCCGCGTGTGGCGGTTATCGGCGGCGGTTGGGCGGGGCTTTCGGCGGCGGAAGCGCTGTGCGGCCGGGCGCAAATCACCCTGTTTGAGGCCGGGCGGCAGTGCGGTGGCCGCGCCCGCGCGTTGGGCGGCGGCAGCGGTTTTGCCCATGCCGACAACGGCCAGCATATTTTGGTGGGCGCGTATCGGCAGGTGCTGGATGTGCTGGCGCGCTGCGGCGTGCGCGAAGAAGAAGCATTTTTGCGTCTGCCGCTGCAATGGCATTTGGCCGACGGCCTGCAATTTGCCGCCCGTCGCCTGAGTGCGCCGCTGCATTTGCTTTTCGGCGTGTTGGGCGCACGCGGTATCGGTTGGGGCGAGAAAACGGCGCTGCTGCGCCAGATGCGTGCCTTACAAAGCCTGCGCTTGGCGGAAGATGTTCCCGTGGCTGCTTGGCTACGGCAGCAGCAAGTATCGCACCGTTTGCAGCAGCAGTTTTGGCAGCCTTTGGTGTGGGGCGCAATGAACACCGCTTTGGATCAGGCTTCGCTGCAACGCCTGCAAAATGTGCTGCGCGACGGCGTGTGGGCGGAGCGCGCAGCCAGCGATTTCTTGCTGCCCAAGCAGGATTTGGGGCAGCTGTTTGCCGAGCCGGTGTGCCGGCGCCTGCAAAAATACGGCGCACAAATCCGGCTGGAAACGCGTGTGCCGCAGATTGAACAAACGCTTTCAGGTAGCCTGTTGGTGAACGGCGAAGCCTTTGATGCCGCCGTGTTGGCCGTTGCGCCCTATCATGTGCCGTCACTGCTGCCAGAGGCCGCCCCGCCTGAGGTTGCCACTGCGCTGGATGCTTTGGCATATCACGCCATCACCACCGTGTATTTGCGTTATCCCGTTTCGCCCGAGCTGCCCGCGCCGATTACCGGCCTGGCCGAAGGCACGGCGCAATGGTTTATCGACCGCGATGCGCTCGGCTTCGGGCGCGGCGAAGTGTCCGCTGTGATTTCCCTGTCCGACCAATACGGCAAACTCAGCCGCGAAGAGTGGGTCAGGCGCGTGCAGCACGATTTGCGGCGCATTTGCCCGCACTTGCCGCGCCCCACTGCCGCCCAAGTGATCACCGAAAAACGCGCCACCACCGCCAGCCGCACCGACAACCCTGCCATCCCCACTGCCTGGCTGCGCCATCAGCATATCTACCTCGCTGGCGACTACCTCCACCCGCGCTACCCCGCCACGCTGGAAGCCGCCGTGCAAAGCGGTCGGCAGGCTGCAGCTTTGTTGTTGAAAGATGCGGGGTGA
- the plsY gene encoding glycerol-3-phosphate 1-O-acyltransferase PlsY — MADILSVWGLAAVVAAYLIGSLSFAVIVSKFYGLDDPRSYGSGNPGATNVLRSGRKKAAALTLLGDALKGLVAVLLARWLQSYFGLADEVVAAVAVAVLAGHMWPLFFGFKGGKGVATALGVLLALSWPVALICAAVWLMMAFGLKISSLAALTATVISPLAAMFLVQQPSWQAAIAVIAALVLLRHRSNIQNLLSGKESKIGSGK, encoded by the coding sequence ATGGCTGACATCTTGTCTGTGTGGGGCTTGGCCGCTGTGGTCGCCGCCTACTTAATCGGCTCGCTCTCGTTTGCCGTTATCGTATCCAAATTCTACGGGCTGGACGACCCGCGCAGCTACGGCTCGGGCAACCCGGGCGCCACCAATGTTTTGCGCAGCGGCCGCAAAAAAGCCGCCGCGCTCACGCTCTTGGGCGACGCGCTCAAAGGCCTGGTGGCCGTGCTGCTCGCACGATGGCTGCAATCGTATTTTGGCCTGGCCGACGAAGTGGTGGCTGCCGTGGCCGTGGCGGTCTTGGCGGGGCATATGTGGCCGCTGTTTTTCGGCTTCAAGGGCGGCAAGGGCGTGGCCACCGCACTGGGCGTGCTGCTGGCTTTGTCGTGGCCAGTGGCGCTGATTTGCGCGGCGGTGTGGCTAATGATGGCCTTCGGGCTGAAAATTTCTTCACTGGCCGCACTCACCGCCACCGTAATCAGCCCGCTGGCCGCCATGTTTCTGGTGCAACAGCCTTCCTGGCAGGCCGCCATTGCCGTGATTGCCGCGCTGGTGCTGCTGCGTCACCGCAGCAATATCCAAAACCTGCTCAGCGGCAAGGAAAGCAAAATCGGCTCAGGCAAATAG
- a CDS encoding dihydroneopterin aldolase: MDTVFLHGLKAQTLIGVFDWERRQPQTVLLDIDIRADLGAAEKSDNVADTISYAEAAELVTAALAGQQFFLLEALAGYVAQLLLKHFPSCESVRIKAVKPGILPGVASVGVVMERGRVEAT; encoded by the coding sequence ATGGATACCGTTTTTCTGCACGGCCTAAAAGCCCAAACCCTAATCGGTGTTTTCGACTGGGAGCGCCGCCAGCCGCAAACCGTGCTGCTGGATATCGACATCCGCGCCGATTTGGGTGCGGCGGAAAAGAGCGACAACGTGGCCGATACGATCAGCTACGCCGAGGCAGCGGAGCTGGTAACGGCGGCCTTGGCCGGCCAACAGTTTTTCCTGCTGGAAGCGCTGGCAGGCTATGTGGCGCAGCTGCTGCTCAAGCATTTCCCTTCTTGCGAGAGCGTGCGGATTAAGGCGGTGAAACCCGGCATCCTGCCCGGCGTGGCATCGGTGGGCGTAGTGATGGAGCGAGGCAGGGTAGAGGCTACCTGA
- a CDS encoding YidB family protein, with amino-acid sequence MALMDNLMNAASQMLGGKDGGQGSLTDMAMDLVKQHGGVGNLISQLQQGGLGDAISSWVSNQSGNMPVSGSQLQQALGSDTVNQLAQKFGVDANQASEMLAKILPNLVDHATPNGSTQDADGFGLDDVASMLLKNFMK; translated from the coding sequence ATGGCTTTAATGGATAATCTGATGAACGCGGCCAGCCAGATGCTGGGCGGCAAAGACGGCGGCCAAGGCTCGCTCACCGATATGGCGATGGATTTGGTGAAACAGCACGGCGGCGTGGGCAACCTGATCAGCCAGCTGCAACAAGGCGGCTTGGGTGATGCCATCAGCAGCTGGGTTTCCAACCAGTCCGGCAATATGCCCGTGTCCGGCAGCCAATTGCAACAGGCACTGGGCAGCGACACCGTCAACCAGCTGGCGCAGAAATTCGGCGTGGATGCCAACCAGGCAAGCGAGATGCTGGCCAAAATCCTGCCCAACCTGGTAGACCACGCCACCCCCAACGGCAGCACGCAAGACGCAGACGGCTTCGGCCTGGACGATGTGGCTTCCATGCTGCTGAAAAACTTTATGAAATAA
- a CDS encoding acetoin reductase: protein MTDVKKVAVVTGSAAGLGKAIATRLAKDGFRVVLHDINADNLNKVKAEFDAAGFENIAVKGNSASREDQFRLVAEAVKAFGRVDVFVNNAGVESVGTFLSLNENEIDRVLGINIKGVIFGTQAAAEQMKKQQGVGKIINACSIAGHESYEMLSLYCATKHAVRSFTHSTSKELAPYNIRVNAYCPGVADTPMWERIDAAFVEHKGYQPKQAWNEFTKGILAGRPQQPEDVANLVSFLASEDADYITGQTILTDGGMVFR, encoded by the coding sequence ATGACCGATGTGAAAAAAGTAGCCGTAGTTACCGGTTCCGCCGCAGGTTTGGGCAAAGCAATCGCCACCCGTTTGGCCAAAGACGGCTTCCGCGTGGTGCTGCACGACATCAACGCCGACAACCTGAACAAGGTTAAAGCGGAATTCGATGCCGCCGGGTTTGAAAATATCGCCGTAAAGGGCAATTCCGCCAGCCGGGAAGACCAGTTCCGCCTGGTGGCCGAAGCAGTCAAGGCCTTCGGGCGGGTGGACGTGTTTGTCAACAACGCGGGCGTAGAATCGGTCGGCACATTCTTGAGCCTGAACGAAAATGAAATCGACCGGGTGTTGGGCATCAACATCAAGGGCGTGATTTTCGGCACGCAGGCCGCCGCCGAACAAATGAAAAAACAGCAGGGCGTGGGCAAAATCATCAACGCATGCAGCATCGCCGGCCACGAATCCTACGAAATGCTGAGCCTGTATTGCGCCACCAAGCACGCGGTACGCTCGTTCACCCATTCCACCTCAAAAGAACTCGCCCCCTACAACATCCGCGTGAACGCCTATTGCCCGGGCGTGGCCGACACCCCCATGTGGGAGCGCATCGACGCCGCATTCGTAGAACACAAGGGCTACCAGCCGAAACAGGCGTGGAACGAATTTACCAAAGGCATCCTCGCCGGCCGGCCGCAACAACCGGAAGACGTGGCCAACCTGGTATCCTTCCTGGCTTCGGAAGACGCCGACTACATCACCGGCCAAACCATCCTCACCGACGGCGGCATGGTATTCCGTTAA